A genomic segment from Microcoleus sp. bin38.metabat.b11b12b14.051 encodes:
- the thiO gene encoding glycine oxidase ThiO has translation MNSSQDILIIGGGIIGLSLAVELKLRGASVAVLTADSPQPTARAAAGMLAPQAERIPPSPMLDLCLQSRSLYAYWVERLEEMTGLKTGYWRSGILAPVCQNEPQQQQLLSNLNSQWLDGDAIRQHQFGLGEEIIGGWWYPDDAQVDNRALFRTLQAATKKLQVEIIQDTAKAIIRQGNRVFGVETTAGKLQADRYVLAAGPWSEKLLDVPIFPRKGQMLSVCVPEDSAVTQPLQTVLFGTGIYIVPRQDGRIIIGATSENVDFTPGNTPAGIQSLLAGAIKLYPELQNYPILEFWWGFRPATKDELPILGASAWENLTLATGHYRNGILLAPVTAKLLADLMLDRQLDPLLSAFNYSRFTCS, from the coding sequence ATGAATTCATCTCAAGATATTCTGATTATTGGGGGCGGAATTATCGGCCTTTCGCTAGCAGTTGAACTGAAGTTGCGAGGGGCATCTGTCGCTGTTCTCACCGCCGATTCTCCACAACCGACGGCCAGGGCCGCTGCCGGAATGCTCGCGCCACAAGCCGAACGAATTCCCCCCAGTCCGATGCTAGATTTGTGCCTGCAAAGTCGCTCTCTGTATGCGTATTGGGTGGAACGGCTGGAAGAGATGACGGGGTTGAAAACAGGTTATTGGCGATCGGGAATTCTCGCACCAGTCTGTCAAAACGAGCCTCAACAACAGCAACTATTGTCAAACCTTAACTCTCAATGGTTAGACGGGGATGCGATTCGCCAGCACCAGTTTGGATTGGGTGAAGAAATTATCGGTGGTTGGTGGTATCCAGACGACGCTCAAGTGGACAACCGCGCTTTATTCCGGACGCTTCAAGCCGCAACTAAAAAATTGCAGGTTGAGATTATTCAAGATACTGCCAAGGCAATTATTCGGCAGGGAAACCGAGTTTTTGGTGTGGAAACAACGGCAGGAAAATTGCAAGCTGACCGTTATGTTTTGGCGGCAGGGCCTTGGTCTGAGAAGTTATTGGATGTTCCGATTTTTCCGAGAAAGGGGCAAATGCTGTCCGTGTGCGTACCAGAAGATAGTGCTGTTACGCAGCCGCTGCAAACAGTTTTATTCGGGACTGGCATTTATATTGTACCGCGTCAAGATGGTAGAATTATTATCGGTGCCACTAGCGAAAATGTGGATTTTACGCCGGGAAATACCCCTGCGGGAATCCAAAGTTTGCTAGCAGGAGCAATTAAGTTATATCCAGAATTACAAAATTATCCGATTCTAGAGTTTTGGTGGGGATTTCGTCCGGCTACCAAGGATGAGTTGCCGATTTTGGGTGCGAGTGCTTGGGAAAATTTGACGCTGGCGACTGGGCATTATCGCAACGGCATTTTATTAGCCCCGGTAACGGCTAAATTGTTGGCTGATTTGATGTTAGATCGACAGTTAGATCCGTTGTTGTCAGCTTTTAATTATTCCAGGTTTACCTGTTCCTGA
- a CDS encoding fatty acid desaturase, producing the protein MKNAIKKSDFVLAPYIKSNNFKASCQILNTVIPYLFLWFLAFKATALSVWLLPPILVLMTLFSGRCFSLMHDCGHYSLFSSKKVNRTVGFLLGIINAIPQYPWSRGHAYHHKNNGNWDMYRGPSALTTTEKFAALSTFNQKIYQVLRHPLMLFPGGFFYLIIKPRLALILGIAGFIRHTFDCLSQDLGMGLSRIIASYKSKHWYTTAEFWDLLFNNICVVGSWLYLGNLLGVGFFWSVYSIVMTCSAAIFICIFFVQHNFEGSYAHKTEGWDYLLGAIEGSSYLKLPRILNWFSADIAYHNIHHLSERIPNYNLRACHNANLHLLGNSKILTIWEIPDCFKFILWDADSDSLQSIALFREKAETQLVNVEHMAVETASIQTKPATRLRSPNTSAG; encoded by the coding sequence ATGAAGAACGCCATTAAAAAGTCAGACTTTGTGCTAGCTCCTTACATAAAAAGCAACAATTTTAAAGCTAGTTGCCAAATACTTAATACAGTAATTCCCTATCTATTTTTATGGTTTTTAGCATTTAAAGCTACTGCCCTTTCTGTATGGCTGCTGCCGCCGATTCTGGTCTTGATGACACTGTTTTCAGGACGGTGTTTCTCCTTGATGCACGATTGTGGGCACTATTCTTTGTTTAGTTCCAAAAAAGTCAATCGCACCGTGGGTTTTCTGCTCGGTATCATCAATGCAATTCCTCAGTATCCCTGGTCTAGGGGACACGCTTACCATCACAAAAATAATGGTAATTGGGATATGTATCGAGGCCCTTCGGCATTGACTACTACCGAAAAATTTGCGGCGCTCAGTACATTCAATCAAAAAATATATCAGGTGCTGAGACATCCGTTGATGCTGTTTCCTGGTGGTTTTTTCTACCTAATTATCAAACCAAGACTCGCGCTAATCTTGGGAATTGCTGGTTTTATCCGACATACTTTTGATTGTCTAAGTCAAGATTTGGGCATGGGTTTATCGAGAATCATTGCTTCTTATAAATCTAAACATTGGTATACGACGGCTGAGTTTTGGGATTTACTATTCAACAATATTTGTGTTGTTGGTAGCTGGCTGTATCTGGGTAACTTACTTGGGGTTGGGTTTTTCTGGAGTGTTTACTCAATTGTGATGACTTGCTCAGCGGCGATATTTATCTGTATCTTCTTTGTGCAGCATAACTTTGAGGGTTCCTACGCTCACAAAACAGAGGGCTGGGACTATCTGCTGGGCGCGATCGAAGGTAGTAGTTATCTGAAATTACCCAGAATTCTCAATTGGTTTTCGGCTGATATTGCTTATCACAATATTCATCATCTCTCTGAGCGCATCCCTAATTACAATCTTCGGGCGTGTCACAATGCTAATCTGCACCTGCTTGGTAATTCAAAAATCCTGACTATTTGGGAGATTCCTGATTGTTTCAAGTTCATTCTTTGGGATGCCGATTCTGATAGCTTGCAATCGATCGCATTATTTAGAGAAAAAGCAGAAACTCAATTAGTTAATGTAGAACACATGGCGGTTGAAACCGCTTCTATACAGACAAAACCCGCGACTCGACTTCGCTCGCCGAACACCTCCGCGGGTTGA
- a CDS encoding 2Fe-2S iron-sulfur cluster-binding protein, with protein sequence MVKVQAQGKTFECDRGSNLREVLLKNGIDLYNGNAKVINCHGLGTCGTCAVTVEGAVSDPEWREKARLSIPPHSSASNRRLSCQTKVLGDIKVTKYDGFWGQGSETVWKPQG encoded by the coding sequence GTGGTTAAGGTACAAGCGCAAGGAAAAACATTTGAGTGCGATCGCGGATCGAATCTCCGTGAAGTGTTGCTCAAAAACGGCATCGATCTCTACAATGGCAACGCCAAAGTCATCAACTGTCACGGATTGGGGACTTGCGGCACCTGCGCCGTCACCGTCGAGGGCGCAGTTTCTGATCCCGAGTGGCGCGAAAAAGCCAGACTTTCGATTCCTCCCCATTCTTCCGCATCAAACCGCCGTTTGTCCTGCCAGACTAAGGTTTTGGGCGATATTAAGGTGACAAAATATGACGGTTTCTGGGGCCAGGGTTCGGAAACTGTCTGGAAACCCCAAGGATAG
- a CDS encoding ssl1498 family light-harvesting-like protein codes for MPYTTEEDGRLNNFAKEPKMYGAEYPNKNQQRNYIILGIAAALLVAGLVYVAASV; via the coding sequence ATGCCTTACACCACCGAAGAAGACGGACGCTTGAACAACTTTGCCAAGGAGCCGAAGATGTACGGCGCCGAATATCCCAACAAGAACCAGCAACGGAACTACATCATCCTGGGTATTGCAGCAGCCCTGTTAGTGGCCGGTTTAGTGTATGTGGCTGCTTCAGTATAA
- a CDS encoding tetratricopeptide repeat protein — protein sequence MSIPSQKVSSSNKQIYQRLKQAIDLNLRRQIFIAACDDLCLRDCLAARLHAELASAESGAGSAIDYPRFVSLELDLSDPNPWASIAAWLTQHPPPQNRDSTGNAPGFQFLGAEHLTRHSAAVQWSFLSYLRDIEAHLELCESALLLWVSRPWLSSIEQSAPEFWHWRTGVFEFEGEPTPAKADLGHFEEFGNSQDLGSRRDTGNSRDQLLISSESQQSPIPEAQVAIGDSPPPAPDSDKSVELADLVLAAASQELGSENAPASEENFGPLQTLQYIELLQEHQCCSEALALAYHSLGNCYRDRILAGDASPQNLTIAIRAIEQVIAYLELDASEQSHQPPTEECTQLIVQLTQNLTLDAEESHTLPPIDDLINDLGTFYWMLSRDRTGAVNGADPVSCLERSIALYLEGLNRTDANTAPQSRVRLNKNLGIASADLARYRDKRENLQQAVAAYQQALLDLHPAREPQQYAAAQNNLATAYWNLAQDGEPIVYLKNAIEAYTQALSCYSPEREPLNYAGVQNNLGTACWNLAQHEPSEVLLVRAIEAYCEALKYRTRELVPAAAAATYNNLGTAYWHLANQFQQKQARAESLHQAIAAYEAALDIAQHLDRTQLTFDTLAARNNLGLAHYQLATDPDFAANKAAQISHLEAALHHQLQVWAGVGQHLNDKGLTYGDKLNLQAQANSQVDSRQTALSYIVKTIRAFYSECGLPGQNLALSKVPGDLLPEILRRL from the coding sequence ATGTCTATTCCTTCCCAAAAAGTTTCTAGCTCTAACAAGCAAATCTATCAACGCTTGAAACAGGCGATCGACCTCAACTTACGGCGTCAAATTTTTATCGCCGCTTGCGACGACTTGTGCTTGCGGGACTGTCTGGCAGCCCGCTTGCACGCAGAATTAGCCAGCGCCGAGTCAGGTGCTGGGTCTGCGATCGACTACCCGCGATTTGTCAGTTTGGAACTAGACTTGAGCGATCCCAATCCTTGGGCCTCGATCGCCGCGTGGCTGACCCAACACCCACCGCCCCAAAATCGCGACAGTACAGGCAATGCGCCAGGATTTCAATTTTTGGGGGCAGAACACCTGACCAGGCACTCAGCAGCGGTACAGTGGTCGTTCCTGAGCTATTTGAGGGACATCGAAGCACACCTAGAACTGTGCGAATCTGCTCTGTTGCTGTGGGTGTCGCGCCCCTGGCTGAGTTCGATCGAGCAATCGGCGCCGGAATTTTGGCACTGGCGCACCGGAGTATTTGAGTTTGAAGGCGAACCGACTCCAGCAAAAGCAGATTTGGGACACTTCGAGGAGTTCGGGAACTCCCAAGACTTGGGTTCCCGGCGCGACACGGGAAACTCGCGCGACCAACTTTTAATATCTTCAGAATCCCAACAATCCCCAATTCCCGAAGCACAAGTTGCCATTGGCGATTCCCCGCCGCCAGCCCCAGATTCTGATAAATCTGTCGAACTAGCCGATTTGGTGCTAGCAGCGGCTTCCCAAGAGTTGGGATCCGAAAACGCTCCTGCATCCGAGGAGAATTTTGGGCCGCTGCAAACCCTGCAATACATCGAACTGCTGCAAGAACATCAGTGCTGTTCCGAAGCATTGGCTTTGGCTTATCACAGTTTGGGGAATTGCTACCGCGATCGAATTCTGGCCGGCGATGCTTCGCCACAAAACCTGACAATTGCCATTCGCGCGATCGAGCAAGTGATTGCGTACCTCGAACTCGACGCCAGCGAGCAGTCCCATCAACCACCAACCGAGGAATGCACGCAACTGATTGTCCAATTGACACAAAATTTAACTCTCGACGCCGAGGAGTCCCATACCCTACCCCCAATCGACGATCTGATCAACGATCTGGGTACTTTCTACTGGATGCTGTCGCGCGATCGCACAGGCGCAGTCAACGGCGCCGATCCGGTATCGTGCCTCGAACGCAGCATCGCTCTCTACCTTGAAGGTTTGAACCGCACAGATGCTAATACCGCACCCCAAAGTCGCGTTAGATTAAACAAAAATTTAGGCATCGCCTCAGCAGATTTAGCGCGCTATCGAGACAAGAGAGAGAACTTGCAGCAAGCAGTTGCAGCTTACCAACAAGCGCTGCTGGATTTACACCCCGCCAGGGAACCCCAGCAGTACGCTGCGGCTCAGAATAATTTGGCGACAGCCTACTGGAATTTAGCCCAAGACGGTGAGCCGATCGTCTATCTCAAAAACGCGATCGAAGCTTACACCCAAGCCCTCTCGTGCTACAGTCCCGAACGAGAACCCCTCAACTATGCCGGGGTGCAAAACAACCTCGGCACAGCCTGCTGGAACCTCGCCCAGCACGAACCCTCAGAAGTTTTGTTAGTCAGGGCGATTGAAGCCTACTGCGAAGCCTTGAAATACCGCACCCGAGAATTAGTACCCGCCGCCGCCGCCGCCACCTACAACAATCTCGGTACCGCTTATTGGCATTTGGCGAACCAGTTCCAGCAAAAACAGGCGCGCGCGGAATCGTTGCACCAAGCCATTGCCGCCTATGAAGCCGCCCTGGATATCGCCCAGCATCTCGATCGCACCCAACTCACCTTTGACACTCTTGCCGCTCGCAACAATCTCGGACTAGCCCACTACCAACTAGCCACAGATCCTGATTTCGCCGCCAACAAAGCCGCCCAGATCAGCCATCTAGAAGCAGCACTGCACCACCAGTTGCAAGTGTGGGCAGGTGTGGGACAACATCTCAATGACAAAGGGTTAACATATGGAGATAAACTCAACCTGCAAGCCCAGGCCAACTCCCAAGTTGATTCCCGGCAAACAGCATTGAGCTATATTGTCAAAACGATTAGAGCTTTTTATAGTGAATGTGGGCTGCCCGGCCAAAATTTAGCCTTATCCAAAGTTCCCGGAGATTTACTGCCCGAAATCTTGCGTAGGTTATAA
- a CDS encoding methyltransferase domain-containing protein, with protein sequence MTNTTLNLQTAPGHEVLAAAGKKMLRPGGKVATEMLFEWADFQPGETVLELAASFGYSSIALAERFGVKVVGVENNPDSVVRARANVAAAGLGDRVEIVEGDILHLDRISQQFDWVLAEAILTMQSRSGKAKILSGIGDRLKPGGKFLSHELLARNRESEIHKALSEVTRANSTPLSESGWIAVCQNAGLQVEKCQTGAMGLLNFRRMLEDEGFAGTARILWNVFSCEQIRDRILAMRRVFQDYQQDLGYIIICATKQS encoded by the coding sequence ATGACCAATACTACTCTCAATTTGCAGACTGCACCGGGCCATGAAGTCCTAGCAGCGGCTGGTAAGAAAATGCTGAGGCCGGGGGGAAAAGTTGCTACTGAAATGTTGTTTGAATGGGCGGATTTTCAACCGGGCGAAACTGTTTTGGAGTTGGCTGCAAGTTTTGGATATAGCTCGATCGCCCTTGCTGAACGTTTTGGCGTTAAAGTAGTGGGAGTTGAGAACAATCCCGACAGTGTGGTGCGCGCCCGTGCTAACGTTGCAGCAGCGGGTTTGGGCGATCGAGTGGAAATTGTCGAAGGAGATATTTTGCACTTGGATCGGATCTCGCAACAGTTTGATTGGGTGTTGGCTGAAGCTATCCTGACGATGCAATCGCGATCGGGAAAAGCTAAAATTTTATCGGGAATTGGCGATCGGCTAAAACCAGGTGGTAAGTTTCTATCGCACGAACTTTTAGCCCGAAACCGAGAATCAGAAATCCACAAAGCTTTGTCGGAAGTGACTCGCGCTAATTCCACGCCTTTGTCTGAGTCGGGCTGGATTGCGGTTTGTCAAAACGCCGGTTTGCAGGTAGAAAAGTGTCAAACCGGGGCGATGGGACTCCTCAACTTCCGGCGAATGCTTGAGGATGAAGGGTTTGCGGGCACTGCGCGGATTTTGTGGAATGTTTTTAGTTGTGAGCAAATTCGCGATCGGATCTTAGCAATGCGTCGAGTTTTCCAGGATTACCAACAGGATTTAGGCTACATCATCATCTGTGCAACTAAACAATCTTAA
- a CDS encoding methyltransferase domain-containing protein produces MNLFVVVFGVLFALLAIALLIYLITARPYQSSDSVANSYDEWTEDGILEFYWGEHIHLGHYGSPPQRKDFLAAKSDFVHEMVRWGGLDRLPAGTTVLDVGCGIGGSSRILAQDYRFAVTGITISPQQVKRAQELTPPDLDLQFRVDDAMALSFPDASFDVVWSIEAGPHMPDKAVFAKELMRVVKPGGVLVVADWNQRDDRQIPLNFWEKPVMQQLLDQWSHPAFSSIEGFSELLEATGFVEGAVTTGDWTNETLPSWIDSIWQGIVRPAGLVRFGVSGFIKSLREVPTLLLMRLAFGAGLCRFGMFRAIRANSPADLTAASSTKTMTGV; encoded by the coding sequence ATGAATTTATTTGTTGTTGTATTTGGAGTTTTGTTTGCACTGCTGGCGATCGCCCTTTTGATCTATTTAATCACAGCTCGCCCTTATCAATCATCCGACTCCGTGGCCAATTCCTACGACGAATGGACGGAAGACGGCATTTTAGAGTTTTATTGGGGCGAACACATCCATTTAGGCCATTATGGTTCCCCGCCACAACGGAAAGATTTCCTCGCCGCCAAATCGGATTTTGTGCATGAAATGGTGCGCTGGGGCGGCTTGGATCGATTACCTGCTGGTACTACAGTCTTAGATGTGGGCTGTGGAATTGGCGGTAGCAGCCGGATTCTGGCCCAGGATTATCGGTTTGCTGTCACAGGGATTACCATCAGCCCGCAGCAAGTTAAACGCGCCCAAGAATTAACTCCCCCCGATCTCGATTTACAGTTTCGGGTGGATGATGCGATGGCGCTGTCGTTTCCAGATGCGAGTTTTGATGTGGTTTGGTCGATCGAAGCTGGCCCACATATGCCAGATAAAGCCGTCTTCGCGAAAGAGTTGATGAGAGTCGTAAAGCCCGGTGGTGTGCTAGTTGTGGCCGATTGGAATCAAAGGGACGATCGCCAAATCCCGCTCAATTTCTGGGAGAAACCGGTAATGCAACAACTGCTGGATCAATGGTCGCATCCGGCTTTTTCAAGCATCGAGGGCTTTTCAGAACTTTTAGAAGCAACAGGGTTTGTGGAGGGCGCTGTAACTACCGGAGATTGGACGAATGAAACCCTTCCTTCCTGGATAGATTCTATCTGGCAAGGTATAGTTAGACCGGCCGGATTAGTGCGTTTTGGTGTATCGGGTTTCATCAAGTCTCTGCGAGAAGTACCGACTCTTTTACTAATGCGTTTAGCATTTGGTGCGGGGCTTTGTAGGTTTGGAATGTTCCGCGCCATCCGAGCAAATTCGCCCGCAGATTTAACAGCAGCAAGTTCTACTAAAACAATGACTGGTGTTTAG
- a CDS encoding cupin domain-containing protein, translating into MTATILPLQSSAIQLRDTIEYPAAGVLSKILVKDNNCQHTLLCLAAGSDISEHTSARNATVNVIEGKGILTLEGKDIILEPGVFVFMPARAPHALKAEENLAFILTFSE; encoded by the coding sequence ATGACTGCTACCATTTTACCATTACAATCTTCAGCAATCCAACTCCGAGACACAATTGAATATCCCGCCGCCGGAGTGCTGAGCAAAATTTTAGTCAAAGACAATAATTGTCAGCATACTTTACTTTGTCTGGCCGCAGGTTCGGACATTTCCGAACACACTTCTGCGCGGAATGCCACAGTTAATGTAATCGAAGGAAAAGGGATTTTGACTCTGGAAGGTAAGGACATTATCTTGGAACCGGGGGTGTTTGTATTTATGCCTGCTCGCGCTCCCCATGCTTTGAAAGCCGAAGAGAATTTGGCGTTTATTTTGACATTTTCGGAGTGA
- a CDS encoding Crp/Fnr family transcriptional regulator, with translation MKATVEQLGEIGIFASLNRTDLEQLQEHTAIRTYRQGEVVMYEGDRIPEKLYTLLSGSLRVAKTAAAGKETILRTLFPGDIFAAPALLGNGIAPATVTAETDVQVLTTEREFLLAAIRQNPEIALRILAVFNQRLQQLHETVHGLVSERAIVRLARFIHYFGMEQGTKIVDNSVCLEKRLPYYQIARSIGITYEECVRLFKKLKPFVSYSRGGKITVLDWIKLEDIASGDEID, from the coding sequence ATGAAAGCAACCGTCGAGCAACTGGGCGAAATTGGGATATTTGCCAGCTTAAACCGAACTGATTTAGAGCAATTGCAAGAACATACAGCAATTCGGACTTACCGACAGGGAGAAGTTGTGATGTATGAGGGCGATCGCATCCCCGAAAAATTATACACGCTTTTGAGCGGTTCGTTGCGGGTGGCAAAAACAGCGGCGGCGGGCAAAGAAACAATTCTCCGCACTTTGTTTCCGGGAGATATTTTTGCTGCACCTGCTTTACTCGGTAACGGAATTGCGCCGGCAACGGTGACGGCAGAAACTGACGTGCAAGTTCTTACCACAGAACGGGAATTTTTGCTAGCAGCAATTCGGCAAAATCCTGAGATTGCTTTGCGAATTTTGGCGGTTTTTAACCAGCGGTTGCAGCAATTACACGAGACTGTGCATGGTTTGGTGTCGGAAAGGGCGATCGTCCGGCTGGCCAGATTTATTCATTATTTTGGTATGGAGCAAGGCACGAAGATTGTGGATAATAGTGTATGTTTGGAAAAACGTTTGCCCTACTATCAAATTGCTCGCAGTATTGGCATTACCTATGAAGAATGCGTGCGTTTGTTTAAGAAACTTAAGCCGTTTGTATCCTACAGTCGAGGCGGTAAAATTACTGTGTTGGATTGGATAAAATTGGAGGATATCGCCTCTGGAGATGAGATAGATTAA
- a CDS encoding thiazole synthase, whose amino-acid sequence MGNVFQEFEEIVNGGIKNNMPRDAKLIIVGEIIYAVTQDLLTNKEGWLLENMLGGREEWEEGLEYAIFGDSKLGHLAPLSSDNLPLNILDKPLVIAGKTFHSRLMTGTGKYRSIAEMQQSVNASRCEIVTVAVRRVQTNAPGHEGLAQALDWTKIWMLPNTAGCQTADEAIRVARLGREMAKLLGQEDNNFVKLEVIPDAKYLLPDPIGTLEAATQLVKEGFAVLPYINADPLLAKRLEEVGCATVMPLGSPIGSGQGINNSANIQIIIDTVKIPVVVDAGIGTPSEAAQAMEMGADALLINSAIANAQNSPAMAKAMGMAAEAGRIAYLAGRMPVKDYAIASSPETGTVTSK is encoded by the coding sequence ATGGGGAACGTTTTTCAAGAATTTGAAGAAATTGTAAATGGCGGGATAAAAAATAATATGCCGCGCGATGCAAAATTGATTATTGTTGGAGAGATTATTTACGCAGTAACTCAGGATTTACTAACAAACAAAGAAGGTTGGCTCCTAGAAAATATGCTCGGAGGCAGAGAAGAATGGGAAGAGGGGCTAGAATATGCTATTTTTGGCGATTCTAAACTGGGACACCTCGCACCATTAAGCTCAGATAATTTACCCTTAAATATTTTAGATAAACCTTTGGTGATTGCTGGCAAAACTTTTCATTCTCGCTTGATGACGGGGACGGGAAAATATCGCAGCATTGCCGAAATGCAGCAAAGTGTCAATGCTAGCAGGTGCGAAATTGTGACTGTGGCTGTGCGCCGAGTGCAAACAAATGCTCCCGGTCATGAAGGATTGGCCCAGGCTCTGGATTGGACTAAAATTTGGATGCTGCCGAATACTGCTGGTTGTCAAACTGCGGATGAGGCGATTAGAGTGGCTCGTTTGGGCCGGGAAATGGCGAAACTTTTGGGGCAGGAAGATAATAATTTTGTCAAGTTAGAAGTGATTCCTGATGCTAAGTATTTGCTGCCAGATCCGATCGGCACTTTGGAAGCCGCAACACAATTAGTCAAAGAAGGTTTTGCCGTTTTGCCCTACATCAATGCCGATCCGCTACTGGCAAAACGCCTAGAAGAAGTCGGTTGTGCGACTGTCATGCCTTTAGGTTCCCCCATCGGTTCGGGGCAAGGGATCAATAATTCTGCCAACATTCAAATCATTATTGACACGGTAAAGATTCCTGTGGTGGTGGATGCCGGGATCGGCACTCCCAGCGAAGCAGCCCAAGCAATGGAGATGGGCGCCGATGCACTGTTAATTAATTCTGCGATCGCCAATGCCCAGAATTCTCCAGCAATGGCAAAAGCCATGGGAATGGCAGCAGAAGCCGGACGGATCGCGTACTTAGCAGGAAGAATGCCAGTCAAAGATTACGCTATCGCCTCTTCCCCCGAAACCGGCACTGTCACCTCAAAATAA
- a CDS encoding response regulator transcription factor produces the protein MAPVKILVVDDDPAIRNLIHRFLSQQGYQVESAEDGQTGLELFEQLNPDLVVLDVNLPDTTGYKLCQEMQRRTGVFVLMLTSRTDEADKMKGFAEGADDYITKPFSLVEIGARVAAILKRKRIVTPAQQQTLTFGQLLIDPVRREVILSSQIVALTALEFDLLYCLASKPGRVWRRSELLQEVWDYEYVGADRVVDVHIGQIRRKIEPDTNQISMIQTVRGVGYKFEPTT, from the coding sequence ATGGCCCCTGTAAAAATCCTTGTGGTTGATGACGACCCGGCAATCCGCAATTTAATTCACCGTTTTTTGAGCCAGCAAGGTTATCAAGTTGAGTCGGCCGAAGACGGTCAGACTGGTCTGGAATTATTTGAGCAACTCAATCCTGACTTAGTAGTTCTAGATGTAAATTTACCCGATACTACTGGGTATAAACTGTGTCAAGAAATGCAAAGACGGACGGGCGTGTTTGTGTTGATGCTGACCAGCCGAACCGATGAAGCTGACAAAATGAAAGGGTTTGCCGAAGGCGCTGACGACTACATTACTAAACCATTTAGCCTTGTAGAAATTGGAGCTCGCGTTGCAGCAATTCTCAAGCGCAAACGCATTGTTACTCCCGCTCAACAACAAACTCTTACCTTTGGGCAGCTACTAATAGACCCTGTGCGCCGCGAGGTAATTCTCAGCAGTCAGATAGTTGCTTTGACTGCTTTAGAATTTGACTTGCTATACTGTTTGGCCAGCAAACCCGGTCGCGTATGGAGGCGATCGGAATTGCTGCAAGAAGTCTGGGACTACGAGTATGTGGGAGCCGATCGCGTGGTGGATGTCCATATCGGTCAAATTCGCCGCAAAATTGAACCAGATACCAATCAAATTTCCATGATTCAAACCGTTCGGGGAGTGGGTTACAAATTTGAGCCAACAACCTAG